Proteins encoded in a region of the Podarcis muralis chromosome 2, rPodMur119.hap1.1, whole genome shotgun sequence genome:
- the LOC144325801 gene encoding L-amino-acid oxidase-like, whose protein sequence is MAPTSFALQVPKAKGMSIFFLSALLFFSTLRSCYTDDSSLLKRCFQDAEYENYLEIAKNGLGKALHPRHVLIVGAGMAGLSSAYALTEAGHQVTVLEASDRVGGRVETYRKEQEGWYADLGPMRLPELHRIVHEYVRKFGLSLAEFFPEDENAWYLIDNIRRRVGEVKRNPSLLNYTVDPSEEGKTAGQLYAESLRQVEEELKRTNCSYVLDKYDTFSTKQYLTEIANLSHGAVEMIGDLLSEDAGYFESFIESMRGEMIFSSGRRFDQIIGGFDQLPTAIYRNISKRVQLCSKVVRMEQAGESVTAFYQTANKALRSVTADYAVVTSTAKATRRIHFEPPLSRDKSHALRSIHYRSTTKVFLACTEKFWEADGIRGGKSTTDRPARFIYYISQNFSGDVGVVLASYVYSDDSSFFHALSEADIISIILEDLSAIHRLPKDYIQAACQSSVIKRWSLDKYSMAGFAAFTPYQFVDYSEPLKEPEGRIHFAGEHTTQVHGWLDSAIMSGLRAARKINLAFEKQHFLNRDKSKYCYEFGEKEVGCMQDPSNRWIQEVDGLCRTD, encoded by the exons TTCTTTCGGCATTGCTATTCTTTTCCACCCTGCGAAGCTGCTACACAGATGATTCTAGTCTGCTGAAAAGGTGCTTCCAGGATGCCGAGTATGAGAATTATCTAGAGATAGCCAAGAACGGGCTGGGCAAAGCATTGCACCCAAGACATGTGCTGATCGTGGGAGCAGGCATGGCAGGCCTCAGCTCAGCCTACGCTCTCACAGAAGCTGGACACCAG GTGACAGTTCTTGAAGCCAGCGACCGTGTGGGGGGACGAGTGGAGACGTATCGAAAAGAGCAAGAAGGCTGGTATGCAGATCTGGGGCCCATGCGTTTGCCTGAGCTACACAG GATCGTCCACGAATATGTCAGAAAGTTTGGCCTGAGTCTGGCGGAATTCTTTCCGGAGGATGAGAATGCCTGGTATTTGATTGACAACATCAGGAGGCGAGTCGGGGAGGTCAAGAGGAACCCCAGCCTCTTGAATTACACTGTGGATCCCTCGGAAGAAGGCAAAACCGCTGGTCAGCTGTATGCGGAGTCCCTCCGTCAG GTTGAAGAAGAGCTGAAGAGGACAAACTGTAGCTACGTGCTAGATAAATATGACACCTTCTCAACCAAG CAATATTTAACTGAAATAGCAAATCTGAGTCATGGAGCTGTCGAAATGATTGGGGACTTGCTCAGTGAAGATGCTGGCTATTTCGAGTCATTCATTGAAAGTATGAGAGGTGAAATGATCTTCTCTTCTGGAAGGAG gttTGATCAAATCATAGGAGGCTTTGATCAGCTGCCAACAGCCATTTacagaaacatttcaaaaagggtGCAATTATGTAGCAAAGTGGTCAGGATGGAGCAGGCAGGCGAGAGCGTCACCGCTTTTTATCAAACCGCCAACAAAGCACTGCGCAGCGTGACAGCCGATTACGCCGTGGTCACCTCCACCGCCAAGGCCACGAGGCGCATCCATTTTGAGCCGCCCCTGTCGCGTGACAAAAGCCACGCCTTGCGGTCCATCCACTACAGGAGCACCACCAAAGTCTTCCTCGCTTGCACTGAGAAGTTCTGGGAAGCTGACGGGATCCGCGGTGGGAAGTCCACAACTGATCGCCCGGCCCGATTCATCTACTACATCAGTCAAAACTTTTCCGGCGATGTTGGGGTTGTCTTGGCTAGCTATGTCTACAGTGACGACTCCAGTTTCTTTCATGCCCTCAGCGAGGCTGACATCATTAGCATCATCCTGGAGGACCTGTCCGCTATCCACCGGCTGCCCAAGGATTACATCCAGGCTGCGTGCCAGTCATCTGTAATAAAGAGATGGAGCTTGGATAAATATTCCATGGCTGGCTTTGCTGCCTTCACCCCTTACCAGTTTGTCGATTACAGCGAACCTCTCAAGGAGCCAGAAGGCAGGATCCATTTTGCTGGGGAACACACTACCCAAGTCCACGGCTGGCTGGACTCCGCAATCATGTCAGGGTTGAGGGCAGCAAGAAAAATCAACCTCGCATTTGAGAAGCAGCATTTCTTGAATCGGGACAAATCAAAATATTGCTATGAGTTTGGGGAGAAGGAAGTAGGCTGTATGCAAGATCCTTCTAACCGCTGGATCCaggaagttgatggattatgcagaaccgACTAA